Genomic window (Candidatus Rokuibacteriota bacterium):
CTGCCCGGCGCCTGGGTGAAGCGGCCCGCGAGCGCCTCACCGACCTCGGTCTCCGATCCCGTGCGCCCGGGCCGGCCGACGTTGGTCGAATCCGAGCAGAGGCAGAGCACCCCGCGCTCGCCCAGCGCCGCGAACTTCGCGTAGTCGGGCTGCTCGGCGTCCACGGGGCGCGGGTCGAGCTTGAAATCGCCGGTGTGAATGACCGTGCCCACCGGGGTCTCGATGGCCAGGCCGATGCCGTCTGCGATCGAGTGGGTGACGCGGATCGGGACCACGACGAAGCCGCCCGCCCGGATCTCGTCGCCCGGCGCGTAGGATCTCAGATCCGCCCGCTCGAGCACGCCCAGCTCCTGCAGCCGGTGCCGCGCAATGGCCAGCGTCAGCGGCGTGCCGTATACCGGGACGTCGAACTCGCGCAGGAGATAGGAGAGAGCGCCGATATGGTCCTCGTGGCCGTGGGTCAGCACCACGGCGCGAAAACGCTCCCGGTGCTCGCGGAGGTACGTGAAGTCCGGGATGACGTAGTCCACCCCGGGCATCTCGTCGTCGGGGAAGAGGAGGCCGCAGTCCACAGCGATGATGTCGTCGCCGGATTCGATCAGCATCATGTTGAGGCCGATCTCGCCGAGACCGCCCAGGGGGATCAGGCGGACCGCGGGCTCGGCGGGTACGTCGATCGGAACCGGCTCGGGTCGGTAAAGGGTGCTCACGGCGGCGCTGTCATCGTACCACCGCGCCGCGCGTGAGCGAAGAAACGCCCCGGCGGTCAGTGCCAGAGGCCCTCACGCTCGAGCCACGTCTGGATCACGCCGGCGACCTCGAGGTTGTTCCGGTCCATCATCATCATGTGCGAGTTGCCGCGGATGCCGGCCTTCGGCAGGTCGCGGATCTCCACCCGCCCGCCGGCCTCGCGCACCACCTCGAGGAACTTGACCGCGTTCGCGCGGATGGCCGGCCAGCGGCCGTCGCGCTCGATGTGGTCGCCGAAGAGGGCGAGGATGGGGATGCCCTTGAGCGCCGCCGCCTGGGCGGGATCGCCCACGCCGCCCGGCTCAACGGCCACCAGCGCCTTGATCTTGTCGGGGCGCGCCTGGGCGACCTTGAACGCGAACGGTCCCGCCTGGGAGTGGAAGACGATGACGCAGGGGCAGATGCGGTCCACGAGGAGCGTGTAGGCCGCGATGGTGGGAGCGTCGGTCGAGGTCCAGCGGGGGACGAGCTGGCGGGTGAAGTTCTCATAGGCCTCGATCGGGAACTGGGTGCCCGGCAGCGGCTTCATCAGGGCGACGTCGCGGTTGTACGAGCCCTGGCCCTGGCCGATGCGGAAGCGCTCGAAGGGGTCGGCCTTGGTGAGGAAGATGGGCTCGCTCTGGAAGACGTCGGGGTACTGCGCCCAGCCTGCCCGCCCGCGCTCGACGGCGTCGGAGTTGAAGGTGGCCCACCCCTTCTTGACGAAGTAGTTGAGCCAGCCCTCGCGTCCGTCCGGTGTCGTCTCGTAGCTGACGCCCGTGAGGCCGCCGCCGTGCCAGAGGAGCAGCGGGACTGACCCACGCTCGCGCGCGGGCAGGAAGTACTGCACGTACATCTGCTCGACCTGGTAGACGCCGTTGGGATCGACCTTGGCGGGCACCCCACCCGGCGTGAAGACGACCTCCTTGACGGGCTTGCCCGAGATGACGGCCTCGCGCCCGCCCACGTGGAAGGAGCCCATGTCGCGGAGCTCGATGGGAGCGGGCGATGCGCAGGCGGCGAGCAGGGATACCAGGGCCAGCATGCGCAGAGAACGGACGCTCATGAGCCACCTCCAGGCACTGGGCCAATTTACTTCGTCACACTTCGTTCTCGGTCGCCAGCGACGCTCAACGTACACGAACGTACGCCTCGCGCCGCTGGCTCCCTCGGGCCTCGTCTGACTCGCAACTTGGCCCAGTGCCTGACCCTCTACCCGTTTCCCGTGGGGGACGGGTGTCGGGACTGGGCCAGGCGGGCGAATTCTGCGAGAGAGAGCGTCTCGGCCCGGCGGCCGGGCTCGATGCCCGCTGCGTCGCACATCGCGCGCGCGCGCCCGGCTGCCAGCCCGAGGCCCGAGGCCAGGGCATTGGCGAGGCTCTTCCGGCGCTGGCCGAAGGCCGCGAGGACGACCGCGCGGAGCCGCGCCGGATCGCCCACCGGGACGGGCGGCGCGCGCCGGACACGGAGATGTATCACCGCGGAGTCCACCTGGGGCGGCGGGCGGAAAGCGCCGGGCGGCACCGTGAAGGCGAGCCGCGCCTCGCAGGACAGCTGGGTCAGCACCGAGAGGCTTCCGTACGTCTTGCCGCCAGGGCCGGCCGCCACGCGCTCGGCGACTTCCTTCTGGAGCATCAGCACCATCTCGTCCACGACCGGTCCCGCCTCGACGAGGGCCTGGAGGATGGGCTTGCCCACGCTGTACGGAAGATTCCCCACGACGAGCACGCGCCCGGCCGGATCGGGCTTGAGCGCGGACAGCCCCGTGTAGTTGAAGGACCGGGCATCGGCCACGAAGACCTCCACGTGGGGCGCATCCGCGAAGCGCTCGACGAGCGCGGCGGCCATGACCTCGTCCACCTCGAGCGCCAGGAGCCTACCCGCCGCGCGCGCGAGACGGCTCGTCAGCGCCCCCAGCCCGGGCCCGATCTCGATCACGAGGTCCCGGATCGTCGGCCGGACTTCCCCAATGATCCGCTCGGCCACCGCGTCGTCGCGGAGGAAGTGCTGGCCGAGCGCCCGTGTCTTGCCCGAGGCGGCGTGGCGCTTGGGCCTCGGAACATTCGCCCGCGCGTTGCGCCGCGGGCTCATGTCTGCCGCCGGGCCTTGAGCTCGGCCAGGAACGCGCCGTACACCGTCCGCACCTGGCGCTCGGTTTCCTCGCGCGTGCCCGAGTTGTCGATAACATGGTCCGCTAGCTTCGCCTTCTCGGCGATGGGCATCTGGCTGGCAATCCGCGCGCGCGCGTCGGTGTCGCTCAGGCCGTCGCGCTCCATGAGACGCCGGCGCTCGATCTCCGGGTCGGCGTAGACCACGACCACGCGGTCCATCTTGGCGACGCCGCCTCCCTCGAAGAGAAGCGCCGCGTCCCAGATGACGACGCCCTCGAAGGCCTCCTCGTCGAGGACGGAAAGGATGCGCTGCTGGCGTAGGCCGATGGCCGGGTGGGTGATCTCCTCGAGGCGCTTCCGCTTCGCGGCGTCGGCGAAGACAACGGCGCCCAGCGCCTTGCGATCAAGCGAGCCGTCCTCCTGGACAACCTGGGGCCCGAACTCCTCGACGATACGGGCGTGGGCGGCTTGGCCCGGCATGACGACCTCTCGCGCGAGGAGATCGGCGTCGAGGACGCGCGCGCCCAGATGAGCGAACATCCGGCTGACCGTGCTCTTGCCGGTGGCGATGCTGCCGGTGAGACCGACCAGGAGGAAGCGCCTCACGCCTGAGCCCAATCCGCGCCCGTCTTGATGTCCACCCTGAGCGGGACGTCGAGCGCCATGGCCGATTCCATCACCTGCCGCGCCAGGGCCTCGAGGCGCGGGACCTCGGCCTCGGGCGATTCGAACAGCAGCTCGTCGTGGACCTGGAGCAGCATGCGGCTCTCGAGGCCGCTCTCCCCGAGCGTCTTGGCCATCCGCACCATGGCGATCTTGATCAGGTCGGCGGCCGTGCCCTGGATGGGCGCGTTGGTCGCCATACGCTCGGCGAAGCCCCGGAGGTTGGGGTTGCCGCTTTGAAGCTCCGGGATGTAGCGGCGCCGGCCGAGGAGCGTCGCCACGAAGCCCCGCTGGCGCCCCTCGGCGACGGTGCGCTCGAGCCAGGCCTTGACCTTCGGGTGCCGCGCGAAAAAGCGATCGAGGAACTCCTGCGCCTGCTTGGGCGTGATCGCGAGCCCGCGCGAGAGCCCGAAGGCCGTCACGCCGTAGATGACGGAGAAATTCGTGGTCTTCGCCACGTCGCGCTGCGCCTCGGTCACCCGCGATAGCTCGATGCCGAAGACCTCGGCTGCCGTGCGGCGATGGATGTCCTCTCCGGCGCGGAACGCGGCGATGAGGCTCTCCTCGCCCGAGACGTGAGCCAGGATGCGCAGCTCGATCTGCGAGTAGTCCGCCGCGACGAAGCGCCATCCGGCCTCGGGCACGAAAGCCGCGCGGATCCGCCGGCCGAGCTCGGTGCGGATGGGGATATTTTGTAGGTTTGGAGCGGACGACGAAAGCCTCCCCGTCGCCGTGACAAGCTGGTTAAAGGATGTGTGGATCCGCCCCGTGGCCGGGTTGATCAGGACCGGCAACGCGTCGGCGTAGGTGGACTTGAGCTTGGCCAGCGTCCGGTGCTCGATGATCTTGGCCGGCAGCTCGTGGCCCAGCGCCAGCTGCTCGAGGACGTCGGCGTCGGTCGAATACCCCGTCTTGGTCTTCTTGACCGGCGGGAGCTTGAGCTTGTCGAAGAGGATCCGCGCCATCTGCTTGGGCGAGCCGATGTTGAACTCCTCCCCGGCAAGGGCGTAGATCTCGCGCGTGAGCCGCTCGAGGGCCAGGTCGAGCTCCTTGGAGAAGTCCGCGAGACGACCCGGGTCCACGCGGATGCCGTGGCGCTCCATCGCCGCCAGCACAGGGCCCAGCGGCCGCTCGAGGTCTTCGTAGAGCGTGTGGAGCCCCACCTCCTTGAGCGCGCGCGGCAGCATCTCCCAGAGCTGCCAGATGAAGCGCCCCCGGCTGCCCGGCGCCGCGAGCCCCGGCCCCTCGCCCAGGAGGTCGGCGCAGACCTCGTCGAGCTTGTAATTGGTGCGCGCCGGGTTCAGGAGATACGCGCCGACGGCCGTGTCCTCGAAGGCGGGTGGCGTGCCGCCGCGGGCCAGCCACCACTCGATCAGGTGCTTGACGTCGTGGCCGATCAGGCGGCGCCCTCCGAAATCCGGCGCCTCCGACCCGAGCGTCAGAATTGCAGCGCCGGTAGCCGGATGGAAGACGCCGAGCGCTCCCAGCGCGGGCTCGGGCGGCCCTCCCCCGCCCGCCCGGTCCACGGCCACGGGGTCGTCCACCGGGACGGCGGTGAGCCACCGCTGGATCGCCGCGGCTCCCTCCAGGCTCGGCAGCGACTCGGACGTGATCCTGGGCGCTTCCTGTGCGGGGAGCAGGCGAAGCAACGTGTCGAACTCGAGCTCGGTCCAGAGCGCCCGCAGCCGCTCCCAGTCGGGCTCCTGGCGCCGGAAGGCCTCGAGTCCCTGGTCGATGGGGACCCGCGTACTCACCGTCGCCAGCTCTCGAGACAGGAGCGCCTGCCGGCGATTGGCGGCCAGCGTCTCGCGGACCTTCCCGGGCACGAGCGTGAGGTTTTCGTAGAGCCGCTCGACGCTGCCGAACTGGCTGATGAGCTTGACGGCGGTCTTCTGACCGACCCCAGGCACGCCGGGAATATTGTCGATGCTGTCACCCATCAGCGCGAGGAGGTCGGGAATCTGGCCCGGCGCCACGCCCCACTTTTCGACGACGGCGGCCTCGTCGAACCAGACGGGCTCGCCGCGCCCATTCGTCGAGAGCACCCGCACGCGCGGCCCAACCAGCTGGAGCATGTCCTTATCGCCGGTGACGAGGACCATCTCGACCGGCTCGGTCCGCATCCTCTCGACCAGCGTGCCGAGCACGTCGTCCGCCTCGAACGTGGGCACCTCCAGGAGCGGCAGCCGGAGCGCCTCGAAGACCCGCTTGACGAGCGCAATCTGGCTCCGGAGATCGTCCGGCATGCTGGGACGGGTCTCCTTGTACGACGGCAGCTTCTCTTCGCGAAACGTGGGGCCCGGCGGATCCCAGGCCACGGCCGCGTACTCGGGGTTCTCCTCCCGGAGGAGCTTCAAGAGCATGGTGGACACGCCGCGGACCGCATGGGTGGCCTGGCCCTTGGAGTTCGAGAGGTACGGCAGCGCGTGGTAGGCGCGGTAGAGGTAGCCCGGCCCGTCCACGACGAAGAAGCGCGCGCTCATGCCGGGACCACACGGTCGTAGAGCGCTCGCACCCAGGTGGTGCGCCGCTTGTACTCCTCGAGCAGGTCTTTTCGGGAGGGAAAGCCGAGGCTTTTAGCGAGGCGCGCCGGGATGAGCCCCGCCGGCTCGAGCGTGTCGGCGGGCCGCGCGCCGAAGAGCCGCAGGTCGGCCGAGACGCGGCGGAGGAAGCGGTAGTGCCCGGCGAGCGCCTCCGCCTCGTCCGCGGGCAGGAGGCCGGCCCGGCCGATCTCGCTGAGCGCAGTTACGGTATGCGGGCTTCTGATGGCCGGAATCAGCCTGCCGTGCGTCATCTGGATCGCCTGGGTGATGAACTCCACATCCACCAGTCCCCCGCGGCCGAACTTGACGTGGAGTCGTCCCGGCGTCTCCTTGCCGAGCTCCTTCTCCATCCGCGCGCGCAGCTGGCGCATCTCCTTGAGGTCGGGCGGCGGCGCGTCGGGACCGTAGACGAGGGCGTGGATCTCCCGCCTCACGGCGCGGCCGAGCCTCGGGTCGCCGCAGACCAGGCGCGCTCGCGTGAGAGTCTGGCGCTCCCACGGGTCGGCCCACTCGCGGTAGTACTGGCCGACCGCCTCCACGCTCGAGGCGAAGCCGCTGCCCTTCGAGCCCGGGCGGAGCCGGAGGTCCACCGGCACGACCACGCCGGCCGCCGTCACGTCACCCAGGATCGAGGAGAGCGCCTCCACGGCCCGATCGTAGAACACATGGGCCTCGACGCGCTCGGCTCCGTCGGTCTCGCCTGCCCCGCCGTAGACCACGAAGAGGTCGAGGTCGGAGCCTGTCGAGAGCTCGCGCCCGCCGAACTTGCCGAGGCCGATGACGCAGGCGGTGATCATCCGGCCCGCCGCGTCCCGCGGCGCGCCGAAGGTCTCGGCCGTCTCGCCGAGCGCCATCAGCCAGCCGGCCGCCAGCGCCGCTTCGGCGAGCGCCGTCATCTCGCGCGAGAAGCGCTCGGCGTCCGTGACGCCCAGGAGCATCCGCCAGGTGATGCCGAGCTCCTCGGCCTGCTTGAGCCGGCGCAGGCGGTCCATCCGCACCGCCAGCGCGAGGTGCGGCCCCAGCGCCGGCGCAAGGGCACGCCTGAAGTCGGCGCGGCGGCTTGGAGCCGCGAAGGTCGCGGGGTCCGCGAGACCGTTCAGGAGCTCCGGCTGCGTCACCAGGAGCTGGGTCAGGAGCTCGCCGCGGGCGCAGAGCTTGACGAGGTTCGCCAAGAGCTCCGGCCGCTCCGCCAGCAGCTCGAGGTAGGCGGTGCGCGGCCCGGCGGCGGCGACGAAGCGCTCGAACTGGTTGAGCGCCTCGTCCGGGTCGGGGCTCTGCCACAGGGCCTCGAGCAGCACGGGAAAGATCGCGCGCAGCGCGCGGCGCAGGGGCAGGGCGTACGGGACGAGCGGCCGGCCCTCGAGAACGAGGCGCAGGTTCTGGCGGGCGCGGTCCGGGTCGGCGAACCCCGTCGCCTTGAGCGCGGTGTAGGTCGGGATGCGCGGCGCGGGCTCCCGCGCCTCCGGCGATCCGGCAAAGAATCCGGTGAAGGCCTGGTGCACCCCGCGGGTCACGCGGCGATACTCGGCCTCGAAGCCGCGGCGCGCGGCGGCGGGCGTCTCGATGCTGCCGAGACGGCGGGCGAGCCGCGCAAGGGCGGCGGGCTCCTCGGGCAGGGTGTGGATCTGGAACTCGTCCACGATCTGGAGCCGGTGCTCGACCGTTCTCAGGAAGACCAGCGCCTCGCCGAGGAAGCGCCCGAGCGACTGCGGCAGGTAGCCGCGCTCGGTCAGTCGGAAGATGGCGCGCAGGCTGTTCCGCTCGCGGAGCCACGGGTCGTCCCCCGAGTAGAGGAGCTGGAGCGCCTGGACCAGGAACTCGACCTCGCGGATGCCGCCCACGCCCAGCTTCACGTGGCGCCGCTCCACGCCCTTGGCGCGCAGCGACGCGTCGATCTGCGCCTTCATCCCGCGGACCCCGGCGACGATGTCCGGTTCCACGCCGGGGCGGAATACGAAGGGGCGGACGATGTCGAAGAAGCGCGCGGCCACGCCCGCGTCGCCCGCGCAGAAACGCGCCTTGATCAGCGCCTGCCGCTCCCACAGCTCCGCCCGCTCGGCGAGGTACGCGCGGTAGCCCTCGAGCGAGAGGATCACGCCGCCCATCCGTCCCTCAGGGCGGAGGCGAAGATCCACGCGAAAGGCGTAACCCTCGTCCGTGACGGACTCGAGCGCCTCGACGATGGCCCGTGCCCCGCGGGCGAAGTAGTCGCCGTTCGGGACGCGCCCCTC
Coding sequences:
- a CDS encoding esterase, which produces MLALVSLLAACASPAPIELRDMGSFHVGGREAVISGKPVKEVVFTPGGVPAKVDPNGVYQVEQMYVQYFLPARERGSVPLLLWHGGGLTGVSYETTPDGREGWLNYFVKKGWATFNSDAVERGRAGWAQYPDVFQSEPIFLTKADPFERFRIGQGQGSYNRDVALMKPLPGTQFPIEAYENFTRQLVPRWTSTDAPTIAAYTLLVDRICPCVIVFHSQAGPFAFKVAQARPDKIKALVAVEPGGVGDPAQAAALKGIPILALFGDHIERDGRWPAIRANAVKFLEVVREAGGRVEIRDLPKAGIRGNSHMMMMDRNNLEVAGVIQTWLEREGLWH
- the rsmA gene encoding 16S rRNA (adenine(1518)-N(6)/adenine(1519)-N(6))-dimethyltransferase RsmA, yielding MSPRRNARANVPRPKRHAASGKTRALGQHFLRDDAVAERIIGEVRPTIRDLVIEIGPGLGALTSRLARAAGRLLALEVDEVMAAALVERFADAPHVEVFVADARSFNYTGLSALKPDPAGRVLVVGNLPYSVGKPILQALVEAGPVVDEMVLMLQKEVAERVAAGPGGKTYGSLSVLTQLSCEARLAFTVPPGAFRPPPQVDSAVIHLRVRRAPPVPVGDPARLRAVVLAAFGQRRKSLANALASGLGLAAGRARAMCDAAGIEPGRRAETLSLAEFARLAQSRHPSPTGNG
- the coaE gene encoding dephospho-CoA kinase (Dephospho-CoA kinase (CoaE) performs the final step in coenzyme A biosynthesis.) produces the protein MRRFLLVGLTGSIATGKSTVSRMFAHLGARVLDADLLAREVVMPGQAAHARIVEEFGPQVVQEDGSLDRKALGAVVFADAAKRKRLEEITHPAIGLRQQRILSVLDEEAFEGVVIWDAALLFEGGGVAKMDRVVVVYADPEIERRRLMERDGLSDTDARARIASQMPIAEKAKLADHVIDNSGTREETERQVRTVYGAFLAELKARRQT
- the polA gene encoding DNA polymerase I; this translates as MSARFFVVDGPGYLYRAYHALPYLSNSKGQATHAVRGVSTMLLKLLREENPEYAAVAWDPPGPTFREEKLPSYKETRPSMPDDLRSQIALVKRVFEALRLPLLEVPTFEADDVLGTLVERMRTEPVEMVLVTGDKDMLQLVGPRVRVLSTNGRGEPVWFDEAAVVEKWGVAPGQIPDLLALMGDSIDNIPGVPGVGQKTAVKLISQFGSVERLYENLTLVPGKVRETLAANRRQALLSRELATVSTRVPIDQGLEAFRRQEPDWERLRALWTELEFDTLLRLLPAQEAPRITSESLPSLEGAAAIQRWLTAVPVDDPVAVDRAGGGGPPEPALGALGVFHPATGAAILTLGSEAPDFGGRRLIGHDVKHLIEWWLARGGTPPAFEDTAVGAYLLNPARTNYKLDEVCADLLGEGPGLAAPGSRGRFIWQLWEMLPRALKEVGLHTLYEDLERPLGPVLAAMERHGIRVDPGRLADFSKELDLALERLTREIYALAGEEFNIGSPKQMARILFDKLKLPPVKKTKTGYSTDADVLEQLALGHELPAKIIEHRTLAKLKSTYADALPVLINPATGRIHTSFNQLVTATGRLSSSAPNLQNIPIRTELGRRIRAAFVPEAGWRFVAADYSQIELRILAHVSGEESLIAAFRAGEDIHRRTAAEVFGIELSRVTEAQRDVAKTTNFSVIYGVTAFGLSRGLAITPKQAQEFLDRFFARHPKVKAWLERTVAEGRQRGFVATLLGRRRYIPELQSGNPNLRGFAERMATNAPIQGTAADLIKIAMVRMAKTLGESGLESRMLLQVHDELLFESPEAEVPRLEALARQVMESAMALDVPLRVDIKTGADWAQA
- the glnE gene encoding bifunctional [glutamate--ammonia ligase]-adenylyl-L-tyrosine phosphorylase/[glutamate--ammonia-ligase] adenylyltransferase, which gives rise to MKHLFAVPADDKKALSELKRLGFADPRGALANLHALTPDPLDAELLGPVLPRLLKEMSEAPDPDMALNNLERLAAQGERAALFRLLSSHPGAVHLVAKLGGTSQFLADTLRRRPTLLSWLLEPGTMRQWLADELEAELEQSARAFDRPEARWNALRRFKYRQLLRIGCRDILGDADLTVTTEELSRMADVCLSAAWRWAEADLRQRYGAPWGQDGTPAGLAVIGMGKLGGDELNYSSDIDLVFVYGDDGETSGGSEGRVPNGDYFARGARAIVEALESVTDEGYAFRVDLRLRPEGRMGGVILSLEGYRAYLAERAELWERQALIKARFCAGDAGVAARFFDIVRPFVFRPGVEPDIVAGVRGMKAQIDASLRAKGVERRHVKLGVGGIREVEFLVQALQLLYSGDDPWLRERNSLRAIFRLTERGYLPQSLGRFLGEALVFLRTVEHRLQIVDEFQIHTLPEEPAALARLARRLGSIETPAAARRGFEAEYRRVTRGVHQAFTGFFAGSPEAREPAPRIPTYTALKATGFADPDRARQNLRLVLEGRPLVPYALPLRRALRAIFPVLLEALWQSPDPDEALNQFERFVAAAGPRTAYLELLAERPELLANLVKLCARGELLTQLLVTQPELLNGLADPATFAAPSRRADFRRALAPALGPHLALAVRMDRLRRLKQAEELGITWRMLLGVTDAERFSREMTALAEAALAAGWLMALGETAETFGAPRDAAGRMITACVIGLGKFGGRELSTGSDLDLFVVYGGAGETDGAERVEAHVFYDRAVEALSSILGDVTAAGVVVPVDLRLRPGSKGSGFASSVEAVGQYYREWADPWERQTLTRARLVCGDPRLGRAVRREIHALVYGPDAPPPDLKEMRQLRARMEKELGKETPGRLHVKFGRGGLVDVEFITQAIQMTHGRLIPAIRSPHTVTALSEIGRAGLLPADEAEALAGHYRFLRRVSADLRLFGARPADTLEPAGLIPARLAKSLGFPSRKDLLEEYKRRTTWVRALYDRVVPA